A DNA window from Pseudomonas tohonis contains the following coding sequences:
- a CDS encoding aminoglycoside phosphotransferase family protein, whose translation MPHEDVRLQQLSAWLDQQLPLLFHAEGWGDVPPAELLPASSDASFRRYFRWQAQGRSLILMDAPPPQEDCRPFVKVAGMLAEAGVHVPRILAADLEQGFLLLDDLGRQTYLEVIDTDNADALFEDAFQALLALQQRSLDAPMPAYDDALLRRELQLFPDWYLKRHLGIELAGEPLAAWERTCDLLVASALAQPRVLVHRDYMPRNLMLSTPNPGVLDFQDAVYGPVTYDVTSLFKDAFLSWPEARVRNWLERYWSLAREAGVPVQPQFDDFLRASDLMGVQRHLKVIGIFARICHRDGKPKYLGDVPRFFSYIEAVIARRPELADLKALLASLPQAETVHA comes from the coding sequence ATGCCCCATGAAGATGTACGCCTTCAACAACTTAGCGCCTGGCTGGACCAGCAACTGCCCCTTCTATTCCACGCGGAAGGCTGGGGTGACGTGCCGCCGGCGGAGCTGCTGCCGGCCAGCAGCGACGCGAGTTTCCGCCGTTATTTCCGCTGGCAGGCGCAGGGCCGCAGCCTGATCCTGATGGATGCCCCGCCGCCCCAGGAAGATTGCCGCCCCTTCGTCAAGGTCGCGGGCATGCTCGCCGAGGCCGGCGTCCATGTGCCGCGGATCCTCGCGGCGGACCTGGAGCAGGGTTTCCTGTTGCTCGATGACCTCGGGCGCCAGACCTACCTGGAAGTGATCGACACCGACAATGCCGATGCGCTGTTCGAGGATGCCTTCCAGGCACTGCTGGCCCTGCAGCAGCGCAGTCTCGACGCGCCGATGCCCGCCTATGACGACGCACTGCTACGCCGCGAGCTGCAGCTCTTCCCCGACTGGTATCTCAAGCGTCACCTGGGTATCGAGCTGGCCGGCGAGCCGTTGGCGGCCTGGGAGCGGACCTGCGATCTGCTGGTCGCCAGTGCGCTCGCCCAGCCCCGCGTGCTGGTGCACCGCGACTACATGCCGCGCAACCTGATGCTCAGCACGCCCAATCCCGGCGTGCTGGATTTCCAGGATGCGGTCTACGGCCCGGTCACCTACGACGTCACCAGCCTGTTCAAGGACGCCTTCCTCAGCTGGCCCGAGGCGCGCGTGCGCAATTGGCTGGAGCGCTACTGGAGCCTGGCCCGCGAAGCGGGCGTCCCGGTGCAGCCGCAGTTCGACGACTTCCTCCGTGCCAGCGACCTGATGGGCGTGCAGCGCCACCTCAAGGTCATCGGCATCTTCGCGCGCATCTGCCACCGCGACGGCAAGCCCAAGTACCTCGGCGATGTGCCGCGCTTCTTCTCCTATATAGAGGCGGTGATCGCGCGTCGCCCCGAACTGGCCGACCTCAAGGCGCTGCTCGCCTCTCTGCCACAAGCCGAAACGGTGCACGCATGA